In Sphingobacterium sp. SYP-B4668, the sequence TTTCATTTGGCTGGTTAAATTCAATAAGATGAATTCTAGATTTAATAAATAAATGAATTAATTCACTATGATTGTTTTCGAAATACTTGTAAGTCAATTCATTCAAATATCGAACCTTTACTTGGCTTTTTTCGAAATATTCTAGGACAAGATTATCAGGTTTAGAGCTAAACATTACTTGTTTGTTATATCCTGGCAAACAATTGTCAAGCCCTTCTAAAGTTGATTCCAGGTCACCTTCGCTAAATTCTTTTTTGTGAAAAACCTTTAGATATTCTTTGGTTGAGATTCCTTCAATTTTCAAAAAGGTGCAATCGGTAAAATTCGATTCAACTGCTAAATCTTGATTTCTGATGAAAAACTTAACGAACTCAGCCAATTCTTTTTCTTCTGCGTTAGTCAAGTATATATTTAATAATTCTTGATGAATGGAAGACTTAGAAAAGATAGTCTGAGGAATTTTCCAATCGCTTATTTTTATACCGAACCAAGACCAAGAGTAAAGCTGCTTGTCAATTTTTTCAATATTGTAAGGAGGCCTTGGAACGAAGTCTAAAATATGGTCGTTTAAATGAATTGTTACGTCAGTTTTATCTTCATAAGAATATAAACGACACACGACTATTTCTTCTCTCTCATCGCAGAGATAGGCTTTTATTGATTTACGACTCCAATTAAAATGGATTGCTTTCAAAGGGTAATGCTCGTTTATGTAACTGCGGTATATTGATATTTGTGTTTTTAGCTGCTCTAGAAGATTTGAATGTATTTTTGGCTCTATTTTTTTGTACTTACTCTGGGTGGATTTTATGAGTTCTTTATTATTTTTTATTAATCGTACAATAACTTCGGAAACATCTTCAAAACTGTGCAGCCTAATACGAAGCTTTAAGCCACCATTATCTTCGCCTTCTAATTGGTTTATTTCCTCTTGTGTATGAATGGGAAGATGGTAGGAAGAGAGCTTAAGTCGATTGAGATGGTAAAGTAATTCGCCACTATACCAAAGCTTGTCAACTAGTAGTGTGCAAAGCTGATCAGCAAGGTTGACAACAAGTATTTTTTGTTCTTCAAATAAGTCCCCACAATCTTCACTTGAAGCTATGTCAAGACATCTTTCTGCCATTTTGATCTCCAATAATTTATAGTTGTTAATCTCAGTTAAAAGAGAAAATAACTCATTCTTCAAGTGAACGAACTTTACAATTTCACGCTTCTGAATTTTACAAAGAGAATCAAAGTTTGCAATTAGTTTTTCAAAATATTTCCGGGTTTCCGTCATCTTATAATTGTGCACAACGTTTGCAATATTACCGAAGGCAGTATAATCGAAGCTGAAAGTTTCGATTATACATCGAGGCTAGCCAAAACGAATTTTTATGAAGTAAATTTTAGACTTATAAGTTATTGTAACAAAAAACAAATAGTCTACTTAATTTTATCTTTATGTGTAGGTTATTGAGGGAAAAGACTAAGCTTAAACCTTTGCTCACCTATTTCTTTAAATAAATAAGATAAATCTTTTGATTTCGTATTTCTTAATTTTACTTGATCAGATAGAGTTAAATCACATTTTCTATTAGAGAAAAGATTATGTTTTATTATATATACTAATTTTATCAAAAGTAGCCCTAAAGCTCTCTTTGTTAAGATTAATAAAGCCAACAGCGATAGCCTCGTGAAGAGAAAGTGTGTTTTTTAAACCTGCCATAGTTTAGTTTATCCCTTCAACTTTTTAACTTCTGCGGCTAAGTCTGCGACGACTTTGGTTATGTCGATGATGGCTTGTGTTTTTATCTTACCATCTTCTATGAGTTTTTCCAATAAAGCTTCTATCTTATTATCCGCCTCATAGGTAATCGTTGGAAAATGATTTAAACTATTTTGCTTTGATGTATCCTGGTTATGTTGAATATAGTAAATAGCTTTCTCTTCATTGAAGGAACGAATAAATTCAATAGTTACACCTAATGCATCAGCGAATTCTTGTAAAGCAGGTTCTGGTATAGTCCACATGTTCTCGAATTCAGAGATGCGTCTTTGGTCAAACTTGCTTTCGCACCTTTGCCCTACAATTTCCTGTTTTAAGCCCATGATTTCCCGAATCCTTTTTAAGTTTTTTCCTTCATGTATTTTCTCTTCTTGG encodes:
- a CDS encoding helix-turn-helix domain-containing protein gives rise to the protein MSIAFQEEKIHEGKNLKRIREIMGLKQEIVGQRCESKFDQRRISEFENMWTIPEPALQEFADALGVTIEFIRSFNEEKAIYYIQHNQDTSKQNSLNHFPTITYEADNKIEALLEKLIEDGKIKTQAIIDITKVVADLAAEVKKLKG